A window of Photobacterium toruni genomic DNA:
TGGCCGACATTGCCATTGTAAGTTCGCATATTACGAGCAGTACTGATAGTAATAGTAAAACCTTGATTATGATAATGTTGTAATTGCGCAATAACTTCTAGATTAGGAGCAACATTTTCATAATCATTGGTATTGGCTAATGTAATAGTACCATCGAGATCAACAATCAGTTTTTTCATTATAATTGTGGCCTTTATTATTTTTGTTGAAGAATGCGGTTAAAATACGCGATATGGTTACGTACCGTTTCTGTGGCATTAAATTCATGATCTAATTTTTCTCTTGCCGCAATACTAAACTGATGGATTTTATTTTTATCATTAATCAGTTTATTCATTGCTGCTGCAAATGCGGCCGCATCGCCAACGGGAACAACATACCCCGTTTTACCATCATCAACTAATTCAGGTGAACCGCCCGTTGTTGTAACAACAGACGTAGTACCATTTGCCATTGCTTCTATAATTGTACGCGGTAGACCTTCACCACTGATTGATGGTTGTACTTGAAAATCCGCCATTGCCATAATAGAAGGAACATCTTGACGGTGGCCGATGATATGAATGCGCTCAGCCATTGGGCTTTGTTTTATTTCATCAAAATGCGGTTCAAAACCACTACCGATAAGTAATAGATGAAAATGAGGATTCTTTATATGGTGAGTTGCTTCAATTAGTACCGATATGCCTTTGCTGGGTCTAACGTGTGCAGCACATACCGCTATAATGTCGTTATCGGTAAGATTAAAGCTATCACGAGTAGTAGGATCTACGTTATACCATGCTAATTGATGGCCTTTATAAATAGTTACTACATTATCGGCGTTACATAGTATATGTTGACGAACATCATCACGGACAGCATTTGAAACACAAATAACACCTTGAACTTTAGGGTGAAGATGAGTGAGGTAAGCAGTCGGATCGTGACGATACAATCCTCCTGTTGTACCACGGTAAGTGATCATTTTTGCTTGAGTACCGATACAAGCAAAAGCTGCATTAGGAATAGTTTTTGAATTAAAACCATAGCAAATATCGTACTCACCCGTTTTAAGTTCATTATGCAACGTGCGTATGGTTTTAGGACATATTTTTTGGGTTGGATAACAATCAATGACTTTAACTCCGTGATCTCGAAAACGAGCCACGTAGTCAGCATCACCTTGAGTGGCTACTGTTACTTGATGTCCTTGCTTCACCATTTCAATAAACATTTCCGCTTCAGGGCGAACGCTGTTCCATGCGTGGTTGTATGAGCTAGCAACTAGAATTTTCATTGTTATCTCTTGAATGTCATTTTTAGAATGAATTTAAGGTTGTAAGACTCGCGACGTATTAATTCTTTTAAATTAAATAGTTCACGTTTGATTTTGCAAGCGAGGCTGCGAGGTGCTCGTTTTCCATAACCGATATCAGAGTCAAAAACAGGATCATTGGTTAAGCAAGCTGGCACCGTGCCATAGCATTCTAATTGATTAACCCAAAATCGATCCATGTAAATATCAACAGCCATATACCATTTATTTGAATGTTCTAATAATTTTTTAGCGCCACTTGGAGTGAGTAAATATCCGGTTGTACTCATGTGGCCTTTACTGAATTTATAAATACTCGTATGCGGTAGGATCATCTGTTTTAATTTAAAAAAGTGAGGCCTTTTATTATCAAATAGACGAATACATTCATATTTTTTTGCTAGCAATTCAATGTTATTAACGATATCCATAAATGGTTTTGGATAAATTAGCGCATCATCTTCTAAGATTATTATTGGATGATTTAATTCAACACATTTTTGCCATAATAAATAATGACTAGCATAACAACCAAGTTGCCCCTTACTGAGAGACTTACCGCGGTATGCTTGGCTTAATTGGTCATCATACATAGAAAATAATGGATACTTAGATTCTTTTCCATTAACAGCATTAAAAATAGAAAAGTTTAAATTTAAACAATTTAATTGTTTAGTTATATTTTCTCTTCTTATGGTTGATGATGCCATATTAATTACATAAATAGGTAGCATATTATTTAGCCTTTATTTTTTAAAATAAACATATTAAAAACACCTATAAATAATAGATATGTAAATAATGTTTGGCCATGATTAAATGGCACATCAGTTAGTGATGATATACTAAATATTATAACAACTCCCAACGACAATTGTTTATATAAAGTGTTTGTTTCTTTTGATGTCACAATAGGAAATAATAATAATGATATAAATAGAACAAGACCTAAAACTCCATTTTTTACCATTTTATCAAGATATTGATTGTGTAAATGTGCTGGTTGTAAATTATATAATGACTGAGATATTTTACTTTTTTTATATAAATTATCTATTTCATTTTTAATATTATTACCCACACCTAATAGAATGTTATTTTTTATTAACATTGGCGCAGAATCCCATAGTTGTAATCTTAAACCAATAGATGATGTAAGGTTTCCAGCTTCAATTTTATGATATTCAACAGCTGTTTGTTCTATTCGTTGTTCAATAGGGTGCTTTAATACTAAAAATATTCCGCTAAGAATAATAATAGAGGTTATGATAATTTTTAAGTTTATCTTCTTAAAGATAGATATTTTTAATAGAATAAAAATAATCGCAATAAATCCAGCAAGAAGTGTACCTCTTGTTTCTGATAATATTAATGAAGAGATATTAATTAATACGATTAGTGATATTATTATTTGTGTTTTTAAGTTATTGCAATGTAAAAGAAATACAATGGAAAAAATCAAATACACAGTTGTTATTGTACTAAAAGGAATTGCATTTAAAGGCCAATCACCTCGACCTAATTTAAGAATGATAGAAAAATAAATAACAAAAATTAAACCTGTGATTGAGCCAATAACTGTAAGTGTTAATAATGTTTTTTTATTTAATAATTGGTGTGGAAATGTTATCAATAGTAATAAGCTTGCAATTAATGCTCTTATTTCTCTTGAGCTTACTCCATGATAAAAATACGAAAACAGCAAATATGAGAATATTATTAATAATAGCCATATGAATCGGTTATTTATGATATTTTTCTTTATCTCTTTTATTCCAAAGGTCATTAATGAAGTGACGATTGATACTAAAATCATAATAACCATTGTTTTATCGCTATCTTTTGATAAATAAATTCCCGTAGATAGCCAAATAAAAGGCAATAATATTAATCCATTAATTAAATGTTTTTTTAACATGTTGTTCTCAATTATAAGGGGTTTCATTATTATTCGGACGTGTTTTCAATAAACGTAAAATCCACATGTATTGTTCTGGGCGCTGATTAACGTATTGTTCAATACATTGATTCATCATTCGCGCATCTTGCTCTTCAGTTTCGGCAGGGAAGGGTAGAGCTGGATAAAAATCCAATTCATACATGCCTGTTTCGCTGTTGTACATTGCAAATAGCGGTACAATTTTAGCGCGACTTAATTTTGATAGTCGACCTAAGCCTGCCATTGTTGCTTTAGTGGTGCCAAAGAAATCAACGAAGACGCTGTGTTCAGGGCCTAAATCTTCATCGGGTAGGTAGTAACCTAAATAGCCTTCACGAATAGACTTAATAAACGGTTTAATACCACCACTACGTTCATAAACACGACCACCGTATTGCACCCGTTGGCGATGCATCAGCCAATCTGAAACAGGGTTTTTTTGCTTTTTTGCCATCGCAGAAACAGGTAATCCGCGTGATGCTAGCAATACGGCAGGAATATCAATCGCCCATGTATGCGGCACTAATAAAATCACACTTTGTTGTTGTTCAGTAAGGCTGGTGAGATTATCCATGCCGCGAATAACGGTATGCTGCTCAAGCCATGCTTTATTGCGTACTGATAGCGATGCAAAACCAGACAGAAAGCTGCCAGCAGTGATCAGGTTTTGTAGTAAAATATGTTCTCGCTCGGCGTCTGATTTTTCAGGAAAACACATTTTAAGATTGACGCGTGCGCGATGATTAGCACCGCTTTTAAGTTTAATTGCTTGCTTTGCAAAAACTGTTGCTAATGAACGTCGAGCGCCATGAGGCAGTAAACTCAATAGTGAAGCAATCATCACTGCGAGCCATGTTCCCCAATAACGTGGATGCACAAAAGACCATTCAAACTGAGGGTTATAGGCTTGCTTATCGTAATGGTTTTTAGTCATATAAATTACGTCTATCTCACGAAGTTATAGTGTTGGCGTGTGGTGCCAAAGTGTATTTATTTTAGTTATCAATATTAAGTCATGATTAATTTGAAAACGATTAATTATCAGGTTAGATAAAAGGCATGGTTTTTATTGCTTCACTAAGCTGATAAACACTAAATTATGATAACATTATATCCACTGCAAGGGCGAAGGATGATAATAAAATGAAAACCCGCGATCGAATTATTCATGCAGCATTGGCATTATTTAATGAAGATGGTGAACCCAATGTAACCACCAATCATATTGCTGCCGATTTAGGGATCAGTCCTGGTAATTTGTATTATCATTTTCGAAATAAAGAGCAAATTATTCATTGTATTTTTGATCAATATGCCATTGATTTAAAGATAAGTTTTGAGCCAGTTGACGTAGTTGAGACAATTGAAGAGAGTCTGTTACGTTATTTGGATGCTGTATTTTTATTAATGTGGCGCTATCGATTCTTCTATGCCAATTTACCCGATATTTTACGTCGAGATACTGATTTACAGAATAAGTACTTAGCGGTCCAGACTCAGCTTCAGGTAAATATTAGTCAAATCATGATTAATTTTCGTAATACGGGTTTGCTTGCCTTAGCTGATGCCGATCTTAAAGCGCTGGCTGATACGCTAAAATTAGTCGCTTCATCGTGGATCAGCTATCAAACTACTCAAGTGCCGGGTGCTAAAATTACTCAAACGGTGATTTATCATGGTGTCCAGCAGATGTTGAATATTGTACGACCATTAGCAACTGAGCTTGGTCAGCAACGAGTAATGACTTTACAGCAGTATTATTTAGAACAAGAACAACAGTATGTAGCACAAGAACAAAATAGTACGTTGTAATAGAAAGGTTGGCCTTATGACCAACCTTTTTAGATTCACAGTATCATTTTGTATTTGCTATGTTAGCGCTTTAGCCATGGTCTTGGATCAACCGGTGTGCCTTTACGGCGGATCTGGAAATACAATCCTGGCTGTTCTTGACCACCACTATCACCGACTAAGGCGATGGGCTCGCCAGCTTGTACGGAATCACCAATTTTCTTCAGTAGCGTTTGGTTATAACCATAGAAACTCATGTCGCCTTTACCATGATCAATCGCGATCATCAGACCATAACCGCGTAGCCAATCGGCAAAGACCACTTTACCTGAATAAATAGCTTTCACTTGACTACCAATCGGTTGGCTGATCACCATGCCTTTCCAATGCAGTTCTCGTTGTAATGGCGCACCATAATTGTGAATAATGGGTCCACGAAGGGGCCATACCAGTTTACCTTTGTGGCTTGCCAAACCATCCATTGGAACTTGCATTTTTGCATAACGAGCATTGAGCTGTTTAGCTTGCGCTTCTGCAATGGCTTTAGCTTTGGCTTCTTTAGCTGCGGCTATGCGAGCTTGAGCTTCAGCCTCAGCTTTGGCGCGTGCTTCTGCTTCAGCTTTGGCGCGTGCGATGGCTTGTGCTTTTGCTTTTGCAATCGCTGCCAACATATTTTGTTCATCTGCGCGTAGGTCAGCTAATGCCTCGGTACTGGTGTGAATTTGAGATTTTATTTTATTGAGTGTTAGTTGACGCGATTGTTGTTGATCATCAAGCTGCTGCTTTTGTTGATTAAGCTCAGTGAGCGTTTGTTGGTGTTCATTTTTCTGTTCAGCAAGGGTATGAATTTTAAGCTGTAATTCTGTTTGGGTTGCATCTAGTGCATCAATGGCTGTCGCACGTGCTTTACTGATATATTCAGCATAGGTCGTCATACGATCTAATTTTGCCGTATTTTCCCCACTGAGAAGATTGGCGATATCACTGTTATTTCCTTGACGATACTGCGCATTAATCAAGGTTTTTAGAACGCCAAGTTGCTGTTGTTGTTGTTGCTTTAGATGCTGCTGTTGTTGTTCAAGCTTGGTAATTGACCGTGTTATACCTGCTAACAAGTCACTGGTTTGGTGGATTTTATTGGCAGTTTGAGCGATATCCAGTTCGTGTTGTTTTAGTTGTTTTTGTAATACAGCATAGTTTTGCTGTTTACTATCGAGCTGATTTTTTTGGCGTGATATTTCCTGTTTTACGCCATCAAGCTGTTGTTGACTGGATGCTGCACATGGGGCTGCAAATACCACGCATAGAAAAGCGCCAGTGCATAAAGCACTGGCGCGGATTTTTAGGTTGAGGTGTCTATTAATAATATCCCGCATGGGATAATTATTTCAGATTGTATAGCACCTGACCAGACATCTCTGCAGGGATTTCGATATCTGTTAGCGATAGCATTGTTGGTGCTAAATCAGATAGCTTACCGTTTGGCTTAAGATCGAGGTTTTTATTACCTACGTAAATTAATGGTACGGGTAAATTAGTGTGTGCAGTATGGATACCACCGGTTTCAGGGTTAACCATCATTTCTGCGTTACCATGGTCGGCAGTAATTAATAATTGACCATCCATTTCTTTGATTGCAGCAACAACTTGACCAATACAGCTATCAAGTGCTTCACACGCTTTAACAGCTGCATCGTAAACACCCGTGTGGCCAACCATATCACCGTTAGGGTAGTTACAGATAATAACGTCAAATTCACCGCTCTTAATTGCAGCAACTAATTTTTCAGTTAGCTCTGGTGAACTCATCTCAGGTTGAAGATCGTAAGTTGCAACTTTTGGTGATGCAACAAGTGAGCGAGACTCGCCTTCAAACTCGTCTTCTTTACCGCCGTTAAAGAAGAAAGTAACGTGTGCGTATTTTTCAGTTTCAGAAATACGTAGCTGCTTCTTACCTTTCTTCGATAGCCACTCACCCAATGTGTTTTCTAGGCTTGCTGGTGCAAAAGCAGTGGTTAGCTCAATGTCTGCTGCATATTGGGTTAGCATTACGAAATCAGCTAGTTGAGGGAACTGTGCACGTGCAAAGCTAGTGAAGTTCGGCTCAAATGTACGGGTGATTTCACGCGCACGGTCAGCACGGTAGTTCATGAAGATAACGCTATCGCCATCAGCCATGATTGCAGCTTCTTGACCTTCAGCACGAAGTTCAGTTGCTTTAACGAACTCATCGTTTTCACTGCGCTCGTAAGCGGCAGCTAGACCTTCGGTTGCATTAGCAAAGGTAAATTCAGCTTTAGCTGCTGTAATTAAGTTGTAAGCAACTTCAACGCGATCCCAGTTGTTATCACGATCCATTGCGTAGTAACGACCGACAAGAGATGCTGTACGACCTTTACCTAGTTTTGCAAATAGGGCATCGAAACGCTCAAGTGAGTGCTGTGCGCTACGTGGTGGCGTATCACGACCATCAAGGAATGCATGTAGGTAAATTTTCTCAGCGCCACGTTTAGCGGCCATTTCAATTGCTGCTGCAATGTGATCTTCGTGGCTGTGTACGCCACCTGGAGAAACAAGACCTAGAATATGAACCGCTTTACCAGCATTTACTGCTTTATCAATCGCATTAACCAGCGCTTCATTTTCAAAAAACTCACCATCGCCAATGGCTTTAGTGATACGAGTCAGATCTTGATATACCACACGGCCAGCGCCGATATTAGTATGGCCAACTTCAGAGTTACCCATTTGGCCTTCAGGTAGACCTACTTCTAGGCCAGATGCTGCGATAAGTGTATTAGGATTGTTTGCCATTAACGCATCCATTACGGGTGTGTTAGCGTTTGCAATCGCGTTATCTGAGTTATCTTCGCGGTAGCCCCAACCATCTAAAATCACAAGAGCAAGTGGTTTCTTCGCAGACATATTCTGTCCCTCTTCGAATTAATAAAAATACATCAATTAGCTTAATCGGCTCAGTGGATTAAGACCTTCTAAGCTAATTGAGATAATAATTAGCATGATTTTACTACAAAAGCATATTAAAGCAGTAGGGTTAGATGTAACTAAATCATCGCTGGTATGTTTGTACCCTTCATCGAATATAAGCATTTATTCATCAAAGTGTAAGCTCTGGATCACAGTTTTTTTCTATTTCATTGATAGGTCATCAGTCAATAAGCTTTTATACTCAAGGTCGCTGTTACAAGATCAGCAACCTAGGTATACTCACACTCATTTTTTTGAACCGTAATTTCATGGCTTGCTGTAGTGAATCATGACAACAGAGTAAAGTAAATGCATCAATATATTGAATTTTTAACGAGTAATCCTGTTTTATCATTAGCTTGGATTGGTATTGTTATCGCACTGATCAGCATGATGGTAAAAGAGAAAAATGCTAAATATAAAACAATTGGCATTAATGAAGCGACAGCATTAGTGAATAATGAAGAGGGTGTTTTCCTTGATATTCGTAATCGTGATGAGTTCCGTAAAGGTCATATTGTAGGCTCAGTTCACATTTTACCAAGTCAAATCCAACGTCAAAACACCCCAGAGCTTGAAAAACACAAAGCAGCCCCAATTATTGTTGTATGTAAGACGGGCCAAACGGCACAAGAGACTGCAAACCAACTGAGTAAAGATGGCTTTACGAATGTTAGTGTTTTAAAAGACGGTCTTATTGCTTGGAATGAAGCAAATTTACCGCTTGTTGCAAGTAAGAAAAAATAAAGCTTTCAACGTTATTTTGCAGCTCGTTGAGTGTGAAGTGACGATTCAAATTGATGTAGTCTGTGGTATTCACAGTTGCAAGTATAATTAATAACTCGTGGTAGCGAGTATTTTTAAAGGACTCCCAAAAATGGCTGAAGCAGCAAATACCGAAGCGCAACAAAACTTCCAAATTCAACGCGTATTCCTAAAAGACGTGTCTTTTGAAGCGCCAAATTCACCTGACGTATTCCAAAAAGAATGGAATCCAGATGTGAAATTGGATCTTGATACTCAAAGCCGTGAATTGGCTGAAGGTGTATATGAAGTAGTACTTCGTCTAACTGTCACGGTTAAGAACGAAGAAGAGAATGCATTCTTATGTGAAGTGCAGCAAGGTGGTATCTTCACTATTGCTGGTATGGAAGCACCACAACTAGCACATTGTCTTGGCGCATTCTGCCCGAACATTTTGTTCCCGTATGCACGTGAAACAATTTCTAGCCTAGTGGTTAAAGGTACGTTCCCACAATTGAACCTTGCACCAGTAAACTTTGATGCATTATTCATGAACTACTTAGAAAACCAAGCTGAAGCAAATACTGCTAATTCAGAAGCTTAATTTTTAAAAGTGACCAATATGATGAACGTTAATAATACGATTTCGATGGCAGTGTTAGGGGCTGGATCTTACGGGACAGCATTAGCAATTGCATTAGCCAGAAATGGTGCCAATGTCATTTTGTGGGGTCATGAACCGCACCATATGGCGCAATTGGAAATCGATCGTGCCAATGAAGCGTTTCTTCCTGGAGTAAGCTTTCCTGATTCGTTAATTTTAACCTCAGACTTGCAAGCTGCCATTCAAGGTAGTCGCGATGTATTAGTGGTTGTACCAAGCCATGTCTTTGGTGGCGTATTAGCACAAATGAAACCTTTCTTGCGTCCAGATTCTCGTATCTGTTGGGCAACGAAGGGGTTAGAACCTAATACAGGACGTCTACTTAAAGATGTTGCCGTTGAGGTGTTGGGTGAACAAATACCATTAGCCGTTTTATCTGGACCAACTTTTGCGAAAGAGTTGGCAGAGGGTATGCCTACTGCGATTGCTGTTTCTTCACCTGATGCTGATTTTGTGGCTGATCTGCAACAAAAAATTCATTGTGATAAAACATTCCGGGTTTATAGCAATAGTGATTTTATTGGCATGCAGCTTGGCGGTGCGGTTAAAAATGTGATCGCGATTGGTGCTGGAATGTCAGATGGTATTGGTTTTGGTGCCAATGCTCGTACCGCGTTAATTACTCGCGGTTTAGCTGAAATGTGTCGTTTGGGTGCTGCACTTGGTGCGCAACCTGAAACCTTTATGGGAATGGCAGGTTTAGGTGATTTAGTGCTGACATGTACTGATAACCAATCACGTAATCGTCGCTTTGGTTTAGCTCTTGGACATGGTTGTAGTGTCGAGCAAGCGCAACAGGATATTGGTCAAGTCGTCGAAGGTTATCGCAACACTAAAGAAGTGTGGTTGTTGGCGCAACGTCATCAAGTTGAAATGCCAATTACTGAACAAATTTATCAAGTGCTTTATCTTGGTAAAGATGCTCGAGAAGCAGCAAAAGATTTACTCGCACGTGAGAAAAAGTACGAATAATATTGCTTGTTGAGGGTGATAACTGGTATCTATTAAATAACGCGAGCTTAGGCTCGCGTTATTTTTTATAACTGTACTAAAATACAATAACGTTTAGTGTTTTGATTGAGCAACGTTATTCTATTAATACTACCTGTTTATTAATAATTAATGGTCGCGTTAATAGGATCAACATAATGAGTGAAGCTGAGGGACTTGTGGAAAAATGTCAACAACATCAATTATGGCTAGCGATTGAGCTGGAAGCGCGACAGCAAGCCGAACAAGAACCTATGCTCGCCAGTTTTTACCATGCCACTATTATTAAGCATGAAAATTTAGCGTCAGCATTAAGTTATATTTTAGCTAATAAACTGGCCACCCCCTCGATGCCTGCGATGGCGGTACGTGAAGTAATAGAAGAGGCTTTTGCTAGCGATTGTCATATTGTTGAAGCGGCTGCTTATGATATTCGTGCGGTTGTTGAACGCGATCCTGCTATTGATGCTTATTCTATTCCGTTACTTTATCTAAAAGGCTGCCATGCCCTACAAGGGTATCGAGTGGCTAATTGGCTGTGGAAGCAAAATCGAAAAGCGTTGGCGGTGTATTTACAAAATCAAATATCCGTTGCTTGTCAGGTTGATGTTCATCCAGCAGCACAGATCGGCTGTGGGATTATGTTTGACCACGCAACAGGAATAGTGATTGGTGAAACGGCTGTTATTGAAGATGAAGTGTCAATTTTGCAAGATGTGACATTAGGTGGTACCGGTAAAGAAAGTGGTGATCGCCATCCAAAAATTCGTCAAGGAGTGATGATTGGTGCGGGAGCTAAAGTACTCGGCAATATTGAAGTTGGTGTTGGTGCAAAAATTGGAGCTTGCTCGGTTGTATTAGATCCTGTTCCGCCGCATACAACAGTGGCAGGTGTACCCGCAATTATTATTGGTCGTCCTAAAACAGCGAAACCTGCTACTGAGATGGATCAACAGTTTAATGGTAATGATGACGTGTTTGATCATATCGACTAGGTAAGTGTGATTAATTTATAACGTATTAATACTATTATTAAAAAGGCGATCAAGTGATCGCCTTTTTGGTGACTTTCGGTTAAGAATATTAGATCGCACCATTAAAATCTAATTGGCGCCATGCTTCAAACGCAATAATAGCAACAGCATTTGAGAGGTTTAAGCTGCGGCTATCGGGTTGCATCGGAATACGTAACCGTTGCTCTAAAGGTAAACTTGCAATAAATTCAGCGGGTAAGCCACGAGTTTCAGGACCAAATAACAGTACATCACCTTCACCAAACTTAGCGTTAACATGGTAATTCGTTGTTTTAGTGGTACAAGCAAAAATACGACGACCAGCCATCGCTTCCATAAAAGCTTCAAAGTTTTTATGACGATAAACATGGGTCAAATCATGATAATCCAAACCTGCACGACGTAGTTTTTTTTCTTCTAAATCAAAACCTAATGGTTCGATTAAATGTAAATTAGCACCACAGTTAGCACTAAGACGAATAATATTACCAGTGTTAGGGGCTATTTCAGGTTCATATAACGCAATATCAAACATAGTTATTCAGCTTTATTTAGTGCAAAAAGAAGCCGTATTGTGACAAGCGTAACGGCAACAAGCAATCATCTTTAATATACAAGGCTAACACTTAACGGATTAAGGGTAATGTGATACTGATTCGCAACCCACCCAGTGGGCTTGAGGTCGCTTTGATAGTGCCACTATGCTGGCGAAGGGCGCTTTCTGTTATTGCAAGTCCTAACCCTGTACCGCCACTGCTACGATCACGCGCGGTTGATACACGATAAAATGGTCTAAAAATATCATCAAGCTCATCACTTGGTACACCTTCACCATTATCATCAATTGTGATCAGTAATTGCTGCTGTTGCTGAGTGAAATTAATTTCAATGACGTTATCACCATATTTAATCGCATTGCGAATCACATTTTCTAATGCGCTGATTAATAAATTTGGATTACCTTTTATCGGCCAATCTTGAAGGTGATGATAGGTTAATGTTTTATGGTGTTGTTCGGCTTCAAAACGAGCATCTTCCAACATTTCATACCACAGGCTATGGCCATCAACGATTTGCTGTTGCTGATGGCTATTGACTTGCATTCGTGATAACTCTAATAACTCACTGATCATTTTTTCAAGTCGCTCAGCTTCAGTATCAATGCGAGATAACTCACTGCTTTGACCTTGTTTGCGCTGTGCGAGTGCTGTCGCCATACGAAGTCGCGTTAATGGTGATCGTAATTCATGAGAAATATCTGATAGCAATCGTTGTTGACCACTAATAATATTATTTAAAGCATCGACCATTTGATTAAAACTGGCACCCGCTTGTTTGAACTCTTGTGGACCTTGTTCTAAAGTGGGATCTGCCTCAAATTCACCCCGCGCAACGCGCTCTGCTGCTTGTTGTAGTCGTCGAGCTGGGCGCGTTACCGCCCATGCTAACCATAATAAAAATGGGGTGCTGACGAGCATGGTAACCAATAATAATTTAAAGGGTTTATCCATTATTTGAACAAAAAAGGGTGGAGCCCCACGCCATATTTGACCGCTATACATAAAGAGCGGTTGGTCGTTGGTGGTTATAATAAAGGGGCCAGCCATTAACCAGCGCCCATAAAGTCGTTGTCGCGGTTTATTTGGATTATCGGCAATAGTAATAAAATTACGTAATGCTTTAGTGTGTTTTTGTGGTGCAATAATTTCGCCATTTACAGTAGTAAAATAAAGCTGATTATTCTGGTTATCTCTGCGTTGGGTTAGAGCTTTAACTCGCTTTATGAGATCAGTCTTATGGGTGCTATGCTGCTGGTTTAAACGTTGATTAACTTGTGTGGCTTGTGATTGTAGTCGTTTTAGGTGATGGTCAGGAATAGCTTGTATTGAGCGAGGATCATATTGAAACATCAGTACTAACATTACTACCACGACCAGCAGTGTTGTCCAGAATATAGCAAAGATACGTCCATAAAGATGAGTAAAGCCAGGGATCTTCATTACATCGCCTCAACCAATAAATAACCTTTACCACGTAAGGTTTTTATTAGCGGTTTACCATCATTTCGTATTGGCAATTTCTTGCGTAAATTGGAAACATGCATATCAATTGCGCGATCAAATTGGGCT
This region includes:
- a CDS encoding glycosyltransferase family 4 protein, with the translated sequence MKILVASSYNHAWNSVRPEAEMFIEMVKQGHQVTVATQGDADYVARFRDHGVKVIDCYPTQKICPKTIRTLHNELKTGEYDICYGFNSKTIPNAAFACIGTQAKMITYRGTTGGLYRHDPTAYLTHLHPKVQGVICVSNAVRDDVRQHILCNADNVVTIYKGHQLAWYNVDPTTRDSFNLTDNDIIAVCAAHVRPSKGISVLIEATHHIKNPHFHLLLIGSGFEPHFDEIKQSPMAERIHIIGHRQDVPSIMAMADFQVQPSISGEGLPRTIIEAMANGTTSVVTTTGGSPELVDDGKTGYVVPVGDAAAFAAAMNKLINDKNKIHQFSIAAREKLDHEFNATETVRNHIAYFNRILQQK
- a CDS encoding glycosyltransferase family 25 protein; protein product: MLPIYVINMASSTIRRENITKQLNCLNLNFSIFNAVNGKESKYPLFSMYDDQLSQAYRGKSLSKGQLGCYASHYLLWQKCVELNHPIIILEDDALIYPKPFMDIVNNIELLAKKYECIRLFDNKRPHFFKLKQMILPHTSIYKFSKGHMSTTGYLLTPSGAKKLLEHSNKWYMAVDIYMDRFWVNQLECYGTVPACLTNDPVFDSDIGYGKRAPRSLACKIKRELFNLKELIRRESYNLKFILKMTFKR
- a CDS encoding O-antigen ligase family protein, whose translation is MLKKHLINGLILLPFIWLSTGIYLSKDSDKTMVIMILVSIVTSLMTFGIKEIKKNIINNRFIWLLLIIFSYLLFSYFYHGVSSREIRALIASLLLLITFPHQLLNKKTLLTLTVIGSITGLIFVIYFSIILKLGRGDWPLNAIPFSTITTVYLIFSIVFLLHCNNLKTQIIISLIVLINISSLILSETRGTLLAGFIAIIFILLKISIFKKINLKIIITSIIILSGIFLVLKHPIEQRIEQTAVEYHKIEAGNLTSSIGLRLQLWDSAPMLIKNNILLGVGNNIKNEIDNLYKKSKISQSLYNLQPAHLHNQYLDKMVKNGVLGLVLFISLLLFPIVTSKETNTLYKQLSLGVVIIFSISSLTDVPFNHGQTLFTYLLFIGVFNMFILKNKG
- the lpxM gene encoding lauroyl-Kdo(2)-lipid IV(A) myristoyltransferase (LpxM is lauroyl-Kdo(2)-lipid IV(A) myristoyltransferase, an enzyme characterized in Escherichia coli and involved in biosynthesis of the form of lipid A found in that species and some closely related species.), producing MTKNHYDKQAYNPQFEWSFVHPRYWGTWLAVMIASLLSLLPHGARRSLATVFAKQAIKLKSGANHRARVNLKMCFPEKSDAEREHILLQNLITAGSFLSGFASLSVRNKAWLEQHTVIRGMDNLTSLTEQQQSVILLVPHTWAIDIPAVLLASRGLPVSAMAKKQKNPVSDWLMHRQRVQYGGRVYERSGGIKPFIKSIREGYLGYYLPDEDLGPEHSVFVDFFGTTKATMAGLGRLSKLSRAKIVPLFAMYNSETGMYELDFYPALPFPAETEEQDARMMNQCIEQYVNQRPEQYMWILRLLKTRPNNNETPYN
- a CDS encoding TetR/AcrR family transcriptional regulator; this encodes MKTRDRIIHAALALFNEDGEPNVTTNHIAADLGISPGNLYYHFRNKEQIIHCIFDQYAIDLKISFEPVDVVETIEESLLRYLDAVFLLMWRYRFFYANLPDILRRDTDLQNKYLAVQTQLQVNISQIMINFRNTGLLALADADLKALADTLKLVASSWISYQTTQVPGAKITQTVIYHGVQQMLNIVRPLATELGQQRVMTLQQYYLEQEQQYVAQEQNSTL
- the envC gene encoding murein hydrolase activator EnvC, which produces MVFAAPCAASSQQQLDGVKQEISRQKNQLDSKQQNYAVLQKQLKQHELDIAQTANKIHQTSDLLAGITRSITKLEQQQQHLKQQQQQQLGVLKTLINAQYRQGNNSDIANLLSGENTAKLDRMTTYAEYISKARATAIDALDATQTELQLKIHTLAEQKNEHQQTLTELNQQKQQLDDQQQSRQLTLNKIKSQIHTSTEALADLRADEQNMLAAIAKAKAQAIARAKAEAEARAKAEAEAQARIAAAKEAKAKAIAEAQAKQLNARYAKMQVPMDGLASHKGKLVWPLRGPIIHNYGAPLQRELHWKGMVISQPIGSQVKAIYSGKVVFADWLRGYGLMIAIDHGKGDMSFYGYNQTLLKKIGDSVQAGEPIALVGDSGGQEQPGLYFQIRRKGTPVDPRPWLKR